The Armatimonadota bacterium genomic interval ATGCCCTGGCCCATGGTCTTGGCGACTTCGGTGGAGACGAGGGCGCCGACGAAGTTGAGCACCGCGGCCATCACTACCGCGCGCATGGGGGTGAGGACGCGGGTGGAGACCGAGGTCGCGATCGCGTTGGCGGTGTCGTGAAAGCCGTTGATGAAGTCGAAGATGACCGCGGCCGCGACCACCAGAACGGTGCGGGGGCTAAGCATACTTCACGACCACGCTCTCGATGACGTTGGCGATGTCCTCGCACTTGTCAATGGCCATCTCGACGTGCTCGTAGATCTCCTTCCACTTGATGGCGTCCATGGGGCTGCCGTTGCCGCGAAAGAGCTCGGCCAGGGCGCGGCGCGAGAGGCGGTCGCCGTCGTTCTCGAGGCGGTTGATCTCGATGCAGTGGTCGAGCAGGCGCCGCGGGCGGCGCAGGTCATGCAGGCCCGCGACGCACTTGACGATCTCGTCCGCGGCCCGTTCCAGGATGGCGACGAGGTCGCCCATGTATCTCGCGGGCTGACCGACATCATAGAGGATCATGCGATCCGCGGTCGCTTCGATGTAATCGAGGATATCGTCGAGGGTGCATGCGAGAGCGCGAATGTCCTCGGCGTCAATGGGGGTGACGAAGGTGGTGTTGAGGCGCTCCATGATCTCGTGGGTGGTGATATCGCCCTCGTGCTCGGTCTCCTCGATGCGCTTGGCCAGCTCCTCCGCGCGGTCGAAGTCATCCACCATCTGCCGCAGGTAGTGCGCGCCCTGGGCGACGTTGGTCGCCGCCGCCTCGAAGAGATCGAAAAACTCCTCATTGCGCGGGATGATCCGCAGCCGCATCTAAGCCCTCCTTGGGGGGCCTTCGCCCCATTGTCCGCAGTCGGCGCCCAACCGCGAATCTCGCTCTATCCGTCAGGGCGGGGACGCCCGCCCCACAGCCCTCTGCGTAAGACCACCAACCTCAAGGGGGAGCTCATCGCCGGTCTGCTAGCCGACGATGCGCTCCCTGCGCTCGCTATCGTCGAGGGCTTCCTGGGCCGCCTTCTGCTCGGCCTCTTTCTTGCTCTTGCCGACGCCCTCGCCCAGCAGGTGGCGGCGGAAGCGCACTTCGACGACGAAGGTCTTGTCGTGGTCCGGCCCCTCCTCCGCCACCACGCGGTAAACCGGCGGCTGCTTGTGGCGGCCCTGGATCAGCTCCTGCAGCAGGGTCTTATAATCGCGCCGGCGCTCGTCCAGTTCCAGCGCCCGCATCGGCGCGGCCAGCAGCCGCAGCACCAGCTCGCGCGCGGCGCGCAGCCCGCGGTCGAGGTAGAGCGCGCCGATGATCGCCTCCAGCGCGTCGGACAGCAGCGACGGGCGCTCGCGTCCCCCGCTCTGTTCCTCCCCCCGCGCCATCACCAGGAACTTGCCCAACCCCAACTGCCGCGCCGCCTCGTCGAGCGTGACCTCGCTCACCACCGCCGCCTTGAGCTTGGTCAGCTCGCCTTCGCTCCACTCGGGAAAATCGTGGTAAAGGTGCTCCGCCACCACCTGCCCCAGTACCGCGTCGCCCAGGAACTCCAGGCGCTCGTTGCTGGGGCTGTCGTCGCCGTCGGGGCGATAGGAGCGATGCACCAGCGCCTGCGCCAGCCGCTGCGGGCGGCGAAAGCGCACCCCCAGTCGCTGCTGCAACTCGTCCAGTTCTCGCTCGTCGGGATGGTTCGCTTCCATCATTCGCTGCTCACCGGCCGGTTTGCGGGCCGCGCCTGCCGGGGACGCCGGGCGCACCCGGCGAGACGGCTTGCGCGCGTGATCAGCGCTGCGGCCCCGCATCATCACTGCGCCTCCGCCTCGCCCGCGGGT includes:
- a CDS encoding DUF47 family protein codes for the protein MRLRIIPRNEEFFDLFEAAATNVAQGAHYLRQMVDDFDRAEELAKRIEETEHEGDITTHEIMERLNTTFVTPIDAEDIRALACTLDDILDYIEATADRMILYDVGQPARYMGDLVAILERAADEIVKCVAGLHDLRRPRRLLDHCIEINRLENDGDRLSRRALAELFRGNGSPMDAIKWKEIYEHVEMAIDKCEDIANVIESVVVKYA
- the rnc gene encoding ribonuclease III, producing MMEANHPDERELDELQQRLGVRFRRPQRLAQALVHRSYRPDGDDSPSNERLEFLGDAVLGQVVAEHLYHDFPEWSEGELTKLKAAVVSEVTLDEAARQLGLGKFLVMARGEEQSGGRERPSLLSDALEAIIGALYLDRGLRAARELVLRLLAAPMRALELDERRRDYKTLLQELIQGRHKQPPVYRVVAEEGPDHDKTFVVEVRFRRHLLGEGVGKSKKEAEQKAAQEALDDSERRERIVG